From Trichoderma atroviride chromosome 1, complete sequence, one genomic window encodes:
- a CDS encoding uncharacterized protein (EggNog:ENOG41), giving the protein MHFRPVEQSMDDEYLGQGGGSGGGGPGDVTAPEAGARSGGMYFSLDDVFGSESEAVPASGDGHGNAAALVSSLDRPESPRHPSDMRRLETEHATAGYREGISTAKEQTVQAGFDEGFSLGATIGLAAGQLLGMLEGIDDALKSRLGGQAGSQDGQGTASATATSELLAEARQELSVLKIFSPDYWAPDGNWSYDVEPHGDGEGEGDEMLFPDVAKAHPLIRKWTAIVDEQARLWKIDRSVLDGDASMEAAADDTTTAGTSTASTTTSTAIPLPPPASRQPLDW; this is encoded by the coding sequence atGCACTTTCGCCCGGTCGAACAGTCGATGGATGACGAGTATCTCGGGCAGggaggcggcagcggcggaggCGGTCCTGGCGATGTGACGGCGCCGGAAGCTGGAGCTCGTTCTGGCGGCATGTATTTTTCTCTCGACGATGTGTTTGGCTCTGAATCCGAAGCAGTCCCGGCGTCTGGCGATGGTCATGgcaatgccgctgctctcGTCTCTTCTCTCGACAGGCCTGAGAGCCCTCGTCATCCTTCTGATATGCGGCGGCTGGAGACAGAACACGCAACTGCGGGGTACCGCGAAGGCATCTCGACGGCAAAGGAACAGACGGTCCAGGCTGGCTTCGACGAGGGCTTCAGTCTCGGCGCTACGATTGGCCTGGCTGCAGGCCAGTTGCTCGGTATGCTGGAAGGCATCGACGACGCTCTGAAAAGCAGGCTGGGCGGCCAAGCCGGCAGCCAAGATGGACAAGGCACCGCATCCGCAACGGCCACGTCCGAGTTGCTGGCAGAGGCGAGACAAGAGCTGAGCGTGCTCAAGATTTTCAGCCCGGATTACTGGGCCCCTGATGGAAACTGGAGCTACGACGTCGAGCCccatggcgacggcgagggcgagggcgacgaGATGCTGTTCCCTGATGTGGCCAAAGCCCACCCCTTGATAAGGAAGTGGaccgccatcgtcgacgAGCAGGCCAGGCTGTGGAAGATTGACCGGTCTGtgcttgatggcgatgcgagcatggaggctgcagcagacgaCACAACCACTGCTGGCACCAGCACTGCTAGCACAACTACTAGTACTGCTATCCCGCTCCCTCCGCCTGCATCGAGGCAGCCTCTGGATTGGTGA